Genomic window (Thiosulfatimonas sediminis):
TTTTGATGATCCTACTGTGCAAGGCGGGTCGGTGTATGTTTTGTCTCGTCAAGGGGCGAGTTCACATATGGCAAAGCTCTTGGCAAAGAGTGAAAATGCGTATCTACAAGATGTGAGTTTAAAAGGTTTGGATGATGATGTTGCTTATGCATTAAGTGATTTATCGCGGCGTTTTAATATTGAGCACAGTCAGAAATTAGCCAATTCGGTGTTAGAGGAGATGGGTAAGCGCGTTACCATGCATCGTCCGCAAGTACAATCGGCCCAATTTGCTGTGCTTAAAGCGATTGATATTCCTTCAATGCTGATTGAAACAGCGTTTATCTCCAATCCGAACGAGGCTCGCAATTTGATGAACCCGCTGTTTCAAAAACAAATGGCGAATGCGATAGTGGCAGGATTAAGTCGTTATGTGAAAAATTATCGCCAAGTTCCGATACAAGGAACCAACACGTTGTTTGTACGTTATGAGGTGCGTAAAGGCGATAACCTAACCATGATAGCCAAAAAGTTTAATGTTTCGATCGCAAAAATTAAATATCATAATCAAATTCAAAACAGTAATCGTTTGCAGTTGGGCAAGCGCTTACGTATTCCTGTTACGCCGGATTTGTTAGCGCGTATTGATCAAATCAGTTAATGTCAATCGTTCAATGGTTCACGGCCGTAGAACCATTCGAGTTGTATTTCGTTAATAACACCACAAAGTGGAATGTCCCACGGTTGCGTTGGCAGTGTGGTGATTTTTTGCAAGCTGTGTGCCCAGCCAATTAAATGCGGCTTGGTATTTTTGTGTTGGTGCTGCTTAAACGCAAAGGTTCGGTCATAAAAGCCGCCACCCATGCCCATTCGATTGCCGGAATCGTCATACGCCACTAAAGGGGTGAAAACCCAGTCGAGTTGGCTTGCGCTTATAGTGCTTGTATTGAATGGTTCTGGAATGTGAAAGCGATTGTTTTTGAGTTGGCTGTCAGGTCGATAGAGCGCAAATGTCATTGGTTGTTCGCTGTGCTGCTGTAAAACCGGTAAGTAGACACGATGAGAAGTGTTTTGCCATAAATATTGAATCAAATTCTGACTGCTTAATTCACCGTCTTGAGAGATAAAGAGAGCGATGTTTTGTGGATGATTAAAGGCGTTCGAGGCAAGCAGTTGTTGTGCATTTTTTAGGGCTTGTTGTGCGTGCTGCTGTTGTGTGGCTGAGGTTAATTGACGACGTTGATGGCGTAATTGTTGGCGTAGGTCTTTGCTGAATGTAGTCGGCGTTGAAGGCATAAATAGCAGAGAGACGTTATTAATCTTAATCACTAGTGTAGCGATATTTGCCAAGACATGGGTAAGAAATAAAGCATATAGCACGAGCTAAAATCCCTGAACCGTTAAGTTCAAGGTGGCAGCCTCCCACAAAAAGTTTAGGCTTCCCGGGTTAGCTGACGCTAACGAGATGCACACCACTTAAGGTGTCTGGCCCCAATTTAGTAAGTATCGGAACGGGGTTTAAACCCGTGACCATATGCCTTGCTGGCATTATAACAAAACTGTTGATTGAGAAAATTGATAACTCGAGTAGAAAAGCAAAATTATTGAGTGTTACCAAAAAACTTAAAGGATATTTAGTGTTATGGCGCGGCGGATACAGTTAAATGCGCGGACTTTTGGGCGGTCTCTCACTAGAAAGGCATAAGCCTTTGCTCTGCCTTTATAATTTTTGAGAAAGTGGCTTTGGTTTAATTAACGGAGGTTTCGGTTGACGATTGTTGTGTTTGTTGCTCAATCGCGTTGGTTAAAATCGCATGAATAGCATCAATTTTGGCTTTCATATCTGACGCGTTGTGATAAGCCTCATCTTTAAGTTGAAGCAATTCATAAGCGATATTAATGCTAACCATCAATAAATTTCGTTCGTTACGACTCTCTTTGGGTAACTTCAGCATTTGTGTTTCAACCATGTTGGCGGCTTCTACAAGGCGAGTTCGTTCGTCATCTTCACATTGGAATTTAAAACGATGCCCCATCATATTGATTTCGATCATGGTGTAGCTCCTAAAGCGGCTGAAGTTTTTGGTTGGTTTCAGCAAAATTTTTTCAATTGCGTTATGTCTTGTTTTTGTTGGTACGCAAAAGGGTTGAAGTTGGCGCTTTGCCAAGTGTTAGATAATATTAGATATGGTATTATTCCCCAATTAAACAGCTTTAACAAGAGAAGAAAATGATGGATTTTCAGCGCCTAAACGAAGCGGTAACGCCTTATCCGGAATTAGAGTCGCCGTCCTTTTTACAGGGCATGCTTATCGGCTTATTGTGTGTTGATAGTGATATTCAAGAATCGGTATGGATTCGTAGAATATTAGAAGAAGCGCAAGTTAAGTCAGTTAAAGAGTCGTTCTTGATTGCACTGCATGAGATGTTTCTTGAGACCAATAAGGGGTTAAATGGTTCCGGGTTTGAATTGGCTTTATGCCTGCCAGATGACGGGGATTCCTTGGTAATGCGCGCTGCCATGTTAGGGCAGTTATGCGAGGGATTGATTTATGGCGTAGGTCTGGGTGGTGGATTGAATGAAATGGAAAAAACATTAAATGAATCGGTACGCGAGCTGATTAATGATTTAAGCGAAATTGCCCGAATTGATGTTAGTGCTTTAGGTGAATTGGAAAAAGAGGCCGATGTTGAGCAGATTGAACAAGATTTAATGGAGTTATCTGAGTTTGTCAAAGTGGGAATTCTGACTCTAAATGAAGAATTGAACCCCGTAGATGCCGCGCCGATTATGAGTGTTCCGGATAGTGAATACCAACTTCATTAATATTGCTTTTGCTGCTTTGGAGAATAAATGCACGCACCTGTCTTAAATCGCCAGACTTTATTTAGCCGCTTAAAAGATAACAGCGCTGTATTGGTTAAGTCCGGCGAAGAGTTAATACGTAATCGCGATGTTGAGTTTCCTTTTAGGGCGCATAGCGACTTTTTCTATCTAACAGGATTCAGTGAGCCAGATGCCTTACTATTGATGAGTAAAATTGATGGCGAGGAACGAACGACTATTTTTTTGCGCCCAAAAAATTTAGAGCAAGAAATCTGGCAAGGGCGGCGTTTAGGCGTGGAATCCGCCCCCGCCACGTTACAGGTCGATCAGGCCTATTCCATCGAAGAATTAGATGAATGGTTGCCGGAGTTGTTAATCGGCAGTGAGCAGTTGCTCGTCAGCTTTAGTGATTTTTCCGAATGGGCGGAGATCATTGCGCCTTTGATTGAACAACTTAAAAAGCAAGTGCGCAAAGGCGTGGATAGCCCGACCACTTTGTTCGATCTTGATGTTCTATTGCACGAACAGCGTTTAATTAAAAATCATCGCGAAATTGAGTTAATGCGTAAAGCGGCGCAGATTTCGGTGCAAGGGCATTTGGCGGCGATGGCTGTGGCAGCAAGTGCCAACAGTGAGCGCACGGTGCAAATCGCGCTGGAAAATGCTTTTTATCAGCATGGTGCGCAAAGAGTGGCTTTCAATTCAATCTGCGCCAGTGGTGAAAACGCCTGTATTTTGCATTACACAGAAAACAATGCGCCTCTACAAAGCAATGCTTTGCTACTGGTTGATGCTGGTGCAGAGTATCACGGCTATGCGGGGGATATTACGCATACTTTTCCGCCGTCAGGTAAGTTCAGTACTGAACAAGCGGCGCTTTACAGCTTGGTATTAAAAGCGCAACAAGCGGTTATCCAAATGATTAAACCTGGTGTGCTTTATGGCGATTTGCATCAGACTACCTTGCGGATTTTGACCGCTGGGTTGTTGGATCTGGGGTTGCTAAAAGGCGACTTGACGACGCTTGTCGCGGACAAGGCTTATACCGAATTTTTTATGCACGGCACTGGCCACTGGTTGGGAATGGATGTGCATGATGTTGGTAAGTATAAAATCGATGGGGAATGGCGTCCGCTGGAAGTTGGTATGGTGCTTACCGTTGAACCTGGTTTGTATGTTTCGGATCGGCATCAGAATGTGTCTGCAAAATGGCACAATATTGGGATTCGAATCGAAGACGATGTATTGGTTACCGAAAAAGGGTGTGAAGTGTTAACTGCCGGTTTGCCGCGTACTGTGGCAGAGATTGAACAGTGGTTTGTTGAACATTCGCACAAATGAGGTTAGTAAAGTATGCAGAATAGTTCAGATGTGCTTATTGTTGGTGGTGGGCCGATCGGTCTTTTATTGGCATTGGGTTTAGGCCAGCAAGGTATGCAGGTTCGATTACTGGAAGCGCAGCCCTTGCAGGATGAAACCGCAAGCCATTCAACCAATAATGCGTTTGATGGTCGAGTACTGGCCTTATCGTTTGGCTCAATTGAAGTTTTGCATAAACTGGGCGTTTGGCAAGCGCTAAAACCCTTTGCCACTGCAATTGAACACGTGCACGTTTCGCAAAAAGGGTATTTAGGCATTACCACTCTTCATGCGCGTGAAATGGGGGTGAATGCGTTAGGTTTTAGTGTGCAAGGACGAGATTTGGGGCGTGTTTTATGGCAGGCAGTTCAAGCGCAGAGTGCCGTGGAAGTTTTTGCACCGGCTGTATTAGAGGGGTTTAGTGATGATGCTAATCAGCCGTTGCCGATTTGCGCCCAAGTTCTTCTTGATGGTGCTTTACAAGAATTTTACGCGCGTTTAATTATCGGCGCTGATGGGACTCAGTCGATGGTTCGTCAGACGCTTGGATTGGCTTTGCAAGAAAAATCGTATGATGCCTATGCGGTTTTAGCGCAAATCGAAACAGAGCAACACCCGCAGGGTTGGTCTTATGAACGGTTTACCTTGGATGGTCCTGTGGCTTTATTGCCGATGAACGGTCATCAGCATAAGGCGGTGATGGTGATTCCACAAACGCAGCTGGCAGAGGTGATGGCGCTCGATGATCAAGCTTATTTGCAGAAATTCGCTGACAAAATGGGTGAGCGTTTAGGTGGTTTTGTTGGTATTAGTCCGCGTTTGGCTTATCCGTTAAAAGAGGCGTATGTCGATAATTTTACGCAAGGGCACGCACTGTTACTAGGAAATGCCGCGCATACACAGCATCCGGTAGCCGCTCAAGGCCTGAATCTGGGGATTCGCGATATTGCGGTTTTACTCAACCAAATCGAGCAGTTAAATCTGCCGCCGACTCAGTCGGTAGAGCAGTTATCGTCCCAGAAGTTTTTACAAAATTATGCGGCGTTACGTCAACCAGACCATCAGAACGTGCTGGGTATGACCGACAGTTTGATCAGTGTTTTTCAGCATTCATCTCCTTTAGTCGGGCATTTGCGCGGCCTTGGTTTAATGGCATTGCAAGCACTGCCGGCAGTAAAAAAACGTTTTTCGCGTTTTGCAATGGGCAAAGGATAAGGGTGACATTGAATGGCTACGCAAGCAGACATTTATCAACAAGTATGGGATGTGGTGGTGGTTGGTGGCGGCATGGTTGGTGCTGCAGCGGCTTTAGGTTTAGCTAAAAACGGTTTTTCGGTTTTGGTTTTAGAGCAGCAAGCGCCCAATATGGATTGGAATCGACAAACGCCTGTCGGGATTCGTGTTAGTGCCTTGACCCGGGCCTCAGAAAATATTTTGCGAAACTTGAACGTTTGGTCATTTATTGTTCAAAATCGCCACCATCCGTTTCGATCAATGCACGTTTGGGATGCCTTTAGTTCAGCGGAGGTCACTTTCAATGCAGCTGAAATTGGCGAAGCGAATTTGGGCTATATCATTGAAAATGATTTGATTCAGAGTGCGCTTTGGCAGGGCTTTGCTCGAGAGCCGAATTTGGCTGTATCACTGGGCAGTAAGATCATCGATTTACAATTGCCAAATGCTGATGATGCGATTGCTAAGCTCAGTTTAGATAACGATAAAACATTGCAAGCCCGGTTGGTGATTGCCGCCGATGGTGGACGTTCGCAGATTCGTCAGCTTGCGAATATAGGCTTAAATCGGCAAGATTATGATCAGTGTGCAGTAGTTGGTATTGTTAAGACGGAATTGCCGCATCAGGACACGTGTTGGCAGCGTTATACCGAAAACGGCCCTTTTGCGTATCTGTCTATGGGGAATAATTACAGCTCTATTGCTTGGTACTTACCCATTGAAAAGCAGCAATGGGCGTTATCGTTGAGTGATGCAGAATTTGCTCAAGCGCTTGGTAAAGCCTCTGATTATCGATTGGGTCAGGTTGTTGAGGTCGGTCAGCGCGGCGCGTTTCCTTTGATTCGCCAGCATAGTAATCATTATGTAAAACACGGTTTGGCTTTAATCGGCGATGCGGCACACACGATTCATCCGCAAGCTGGACAAGGAGTGAATCTTGGGTTGTTGGATGCGGCTGCACTTGTCGATGTTTTAAGTGCTGCGAAACAAGCGAATCGGGATTTTTCAACATTGGCTTGCTTGCGAAAATATGAGCGTTGGCGCCGCGGAGATAATGCGTTGGTGCAGCGCTCGATGGAGTGGTTTGCTTGGTTTTATCAAGACAATGCGCTTAAAAATGGTGTTCGCCAAGGGGTGTTGCCTATCGTTAATCACTTTAAACCTGGCAAGAACTGGCTGATGGAACAAGCGTTGAATGGTCGTGAGGCTTTGCCCAGTTTGGCGCAGTTGTATGCCATTTAATCGATTGTCTTTGTGAATCAATTCACAGATTGTTAATGTGTACTGTTCTTAAATGGGCTCTTAATTTTTTATTAAAGAATCATTTATATCGGATTTATTTCCGCCTTTAAGGGCGTAACCGGAATTACAGCATGAATTTAAAAGCTCTATTAGGTGTTGCTGGCGTTCATCGAAAAGAGAGTCCGCGCGCGCGCAGTGTTGGACGCACTTTTGAATATTTGGTGGCGATTGCGGTCCTTCTGGTTTTTTTGCAGCTGGTACTTTCCTATACCCATTTTCCAATAGAATACGCTTGGTTGGACAGGGTTTTGTGGGGGGTTTTTGTCGCGGAACTGGTTGTTAATTTAATCCTTGTACAAGATCGTTCGCGCTATTTGCTGCATAACTGGTTAAGTGTATTAATTGTATTGGTTGCGGCGCCGTGGATATCCTGGCAAGGGGACTGGGCGTTAATCTTCAGGGCTTTACGTTTGGTGCTGTTTCTGCGCTTTGTGTCGACCTTTTTTCAAGATGTGTTACTTTTGTTAAAACGCAATCGTTTTGGACAGATTCTTTCTGGGTTTGCTTTTTTGGTCATCGGCTCGGGTGGCATCTTCTCCTATATCGAACAACGTCCGATTATTGATGGTATTTGGTACGCACTCGTGACGATTACCACCGTTGGCTACGGTGATGTGGTGCCTCTTACCCAAGAAGGGCGGATTTTTGGTTCAGTGCTTATTGTTTTTGGAGTGATGTTCTTTTCGTTGGTTACGGCGAACTTCTCTGCGTTTTTAATCGGTTCGGATCAGCGTAAATTGGAGCGCGAGATACTGAATTATGTGCGCCAAACTGAAAAACGCTTGGCTACTCAAAGTCTTCAGAATGAGAAGCATGTCGAGAGCATTATGTTGCACTCGACTCAGCAAATCGATCGCTTAAAAGAGGAGTTGCACCGTTACCGCGCGTTGGAGGAGTATTTGTTGGATATGCAGCAAAAAGCCGATCCAGTTCCGGAGGAATTTACCACTTTGAAAGAATCGAGTGATCAGCCTTCTATTAGTAATGAAGGGCGTGCTAATCCATACTCCCACGTTGGCCCATCGCCATTTAGTTCGCCGCATCTTAGTGCGCTTCAAGACATTGAGCATGAACTGCTGTCTGTTAAACGCAAATTAAGGTAATCGCTGCAGACTGATAGCGTCTGATGAGACGTGGGGTGAGTTCCTACGCGTGAGGCTTGCAAAGGTCGCTTTGATGCAATCCCTTTCATCCATAGATTTGCTATGCATTTCGTGGAAGCCCATAATTTGCTCTTTGCAACGCCTCGCTTAAGTTAATTGGGCTGACTTAATGTGTCTCGCTAAGTTATTTCGAATTTACAACCGCCCTCGGTGGATTGTGATTTAATAACTTCATAAGCCTAAAAGCTGGCTTTATCGTTTTATCGAAGACGATTGACTTTTTTTATCGAAAAGCCTATATTCACCGCTAATTTTTTTAAAATTAATAACAATAAGGATAGAGCAGATGGCTGATAGACGTCTTCAGGTATTTCATACCGTCGCGAAGGTAATGAGTTTTACCAAAGCTGCTGAGACCCTCCATATGACTCAACCTGCGGTTACCTTCCAAGTTAAGCAGTTAGAAGATTTTTTTAACACCCGCCTTTTTGACCGAACCCACAATAAAATCACCTTAACCGATGCTGGTAAAGTTGTGTATGACTATGCCGACCAAATTCTTGAACTCTATGAAAAGATGAATTCTGAAGTTCGTGAATTGACGGGTGAAGTAACCGGAACCTTAGTGATTGGTGCAAGTACGACAATTGCCGAATATATGTTGCCAAGCTTGTTGGGTGCGTTTAAAAAGCAGTATGAAGATGTCAATATTCGTCTGCAAGTGGGTAACACCGATGCGATTGTTTCAATGGTTGAGAACAATATGATTGATCTTGGCTTGGTTGAAGCGCCGGTACAGAACAAAAATTTGGAAGTGGATGTTTGTCGTATCGATGAGATGCAGTTGATTTGCCCATTGGATCATCCGCTAGCAAAACGCGATAAAGTAACGGTAGAAGATTTCCGTAAATATGGGTACATCTCTCGTGAAGAAGGTTCCGGTTCGCGTCAGGTAATTGATGCGTATATTCGTGAACAAGGTTTGAGTTACAGCGATTTGAGCGTGGTCATGGAGTTGGGTAGTCCTGAGTCTGTGAAGATGGCGGTTGAGTCCGATGTAGGGGTTGCCGTTGTATCACGTACAACCATTGTTAAAGAACTGAAGTTGGGAACGCTTAAGGCGATTCCGCTGGATCCTCCGATTTTGCGTCCGTTCTCACATGTTCGTCAGAAGCATAAATTCCGTCATCGTGCCGTGGGTGAACTGCTTGAGTTTGCTATCAATTACTGCCGCGCGCGTGCTCAAGAGTTAGGTTTCCGTATCCCGACCGAGGAAGAACAGAAGACAATGGGGCGTTAATCGCTAAATTGTTTGCATAAAAAACCGAGCATTTGCTCGGTTTTTTTGTTTTTGGAGTCTGGAAACTGGTGGTCGCTTGCTGGAAATAAGGTTAAAGATTGTCGGAAGCAAATTCCGCCAAGCGAGAACGTTCTCCTTGTTGTAAGGTGATGTGAGCACTGTGATTCCAGCTTTTAAAGCGGTCAACAATGTACGTTAGGCCGGTAGTGGTTTCGGTTAGGTAAGGCGAGTCAATTTGACCGATGTTCCCTAAGCACACGACTTTGGTGCCTTCGCCAGCACGTGTTACAAGCGTTTTCATCTGTTTTGGCGTTAGGTTTTGGGCCTCATCTAAGATAATGAATTTTTTCAAAAAAGTCCGGCCGCGCATAAAGTTCATGGATTTGATTTTTATGCGTTTGTTAAGCAGTTGTTGAGTGGTCTCTTTTTCCCAGTCGGTGTGACCATCGGCTTTGGTAAGGACTTCTAAGTTGTCCATCAGTGCGCCCATCCAAGGAGTCATTTTTTCTTCTTCCGTTCCTGGTAAAAAACCGATGTCTTCACCGACCGGAATGGTTGTACGAGTCATGATAATTTCGTTATATATATTTTGGTCGAGCGTTTGTTCCAGCGCGGCAGCCAAGGTTAGCAGGGTTTTACCGGTCCCAGCGACCCCAAGCAGGGAAACGAAATCAATATCAGGATCCATTAAATAATTCATGGCAATGTTTTGTTCGGCATTACGCGCGTTGATACCCCAGACGGTAGAATTAGGATTGGTAAAATCATGCATATATTCCAAAATAGCCTTGCCATCTTGTACCTCGCGAACAATGGCTGAAAAGCCGGAATCATTAGCGCTAATCAGGGCTTGATTGGGGTACCATTTGCAATCGTGCTCGACATCGAGCTCATAAAAAGTTCTGCCGTTATCAAGCCATGATTTCATGCTGCTGCCGTGCGTTTCAAAGAAGTTGTCCGGCAAAATTTCCCAACCACTATAGAGTAAGTCAGCATCTTCCAATACACGGTCGTTGTAGTAGTC
Coding sequences:
- a CDS encoding 5-formyltetrahydrofolate cyclo-ligase — translated: MLYALFLTHVLANIATLVIKINNVSLLFMPSTPTTFSKDLRQQLRHQRRQLTSATQQQHAQQALKNAQQLLASNAFNHPQNIALFISQDGELSSQNLIQYLWQNTSHRVYLPVLQQHSEQPMTFALYRPDSQLKNNRFHIPEPFNTSTISASQLDWVFTPLVAYDDSGNRMGMGGGFYDRTFAFKQHQHKNTKPHLIGWAHSLQKITTLPTQPWDIPLCGVINEIQLEWFYGREPLND
- a CDS encoding cell division protein ZapA is translated as MIEINMMGHRFKFQCEDDERTRLVEAANMVETQMLKLPKESRNERNLLMVSINIAYELLQLKDEAYHNASDMKAKIDAIHAILTNAIEQQTQQSSTETSVN
- a CDS encoding UPF0149 family protein — its product is MMDFQRLNEAVTPYPELESPSFLQGMLIGLLCVDSDIQESVWIRRILEEAQVKSVKESFLIALHEMFLETNKGLNGSGFELALCLPDDGDSLVMRAAMLGQLCEGLIYGVGLGGGLNEMEKTLNESVRELINDLSEIARIDVSALGELEKEADVEQIEQDLMELSEFVKVGILTLNEELNPVDAAPIMSVPDSEYQLH
- a CDS encoding aminopeptidase P N-terminal domain-containing protein — its product is MHAPVLNRQTLFSRLKDNSAVLVKSGEELIRNRDVEFPFRAHSDFFYLTGFSEPDALLLMSKIDGEERTTIFLRPKNLEQEIWQGRRLGVESAPATLQVDQAYSIEELDEWLPELLIGSEQLLVSFSDFSEWAEIIAPLIEQLKKQVRKGVDSPTTLFDLDVLLHEQRLIKNHREIELMRKAAQISVQGHLAAMAVAASANSERTVQIALENAFYQHGAQRVAFNSICASGENACILHYTENNAPLQSNALLLVDAGAEYHGYAGDITHTFPPSGKFSTEQAALYSLVLKAQQAVIQMIKPGVLYGDLHQTTLRILTAGLLDLGLLKGDLTTLVADKAYTEFFMHGTGHWLGMDVHDVGKYKIDGEWRPLEVGMVLTVEPGLYVSDRHQNVSAKWHNIGIRIEDDVLVTEKGCEVLTAGLPRTVAEIEQWFVEHSHK
- a CDS encoding FAD-dependent monooxygenase → MQNSSDVLIVGGGPIGLLLALGLGQQGMQVRLLEAQPLQDETASHSTNNAFDGRVLALSFGSIEVLHKLGVWQALKPFATAIEHVHVSQKGYLGITTLHAREMGVNALGFSVQGRDLGRVLWQAVQAQSAVEVFAPAVLEGFSDDANQPLPICAQVLLDGALQEFYARLIIGADGTQSMVRQTLGLALQEKSYDAYAVLAQIETEQHPQGWSYERFTLDGPVALLPMNGHQHKAVMVIPQTQLAEVMALDDQAYLQKFADKMGERLGGFVGISPRLAYPLKEAYVDNFTQGHALLLGNAAHTQHPVAAQGLNLGIRDIAVLLNQIEQLNLPPTQSVEQLSSQKFLQNYAALRQPDHQNVLGMTDSLISVFQHSSPLVGHLRGLGLMALQALPAVKKRFSRFAMGKG
- a CDS encoding FAD-dependent oxidoreductase is translated as MATQADIYQQVWDVVVVGGGMVGAAAALGLAKNGFSVLVLEQQAPNMDWNRQTPVGIRVSALTRASENILRNLNVWSFIVQNRHHPFRSMHVWDAFSSAEVTFNAAEIGEANLGYIIENDLIQSALWQGFAREPNLAVSLGSKIIDLQLPNADDAIAKLSLDNDKTLQARLVIAADGGRSQIRQLANIGLNRQDYDQCAVVGIVKTELPHQDTCWQRYTENGPFAYLSMGNNYSSIAWYLPIEKQQWALSLSDAEFAQALGKASDYRLGQVVEVGQRGAFPLIRQHSNHYVKHGLALIGDAAHTIHPQAGQGVNLGLLDAAALVDVLSAAKQANRDFSTLACLRKYERWRRGDNALVQRSMEWFAWFYQDNALKNGVRQGVLPIVNHFKPGKNWLMEQALNGREALPSLAQLYAI
- a CDS encoding potassium channel family protein, which produces MNLKALLGVAGVHRKESPRARSVGRTFEYLVAIAVLLVFLQLVLSYTHFPIEYAWLDRVLWGVFVAELVVNLILVQDRSRYLLHNWLSVLIVLVAAPWISWQGDWALIFRALRLVLFLRFVSTFFQDVLLLLKRNRFGQILSGFAFLVIGSGGIFSYIEQRPIIDGIWYALVTITTVGYGDVVPLTQEGRIFGSVLIVFGVMFFSLVTANFSAFLIGSDQRKLEREILNYVRQTEKRLATQSLQNEKHVESIMLHSTQQIDRLKEELHRYRALEEYLLDMQQKADPVPEEFTTLKESSDQPSISNEGRANPYSHVGPSPFSSPHLSALQDIEHELLSVKRKLR
- a CDS encoding LysR family transcriptional regulator, giving the protein MADRRLQVFHTVAKVMSFTKAAETLHMTQPAVTFQVKQLEDFFNTRLFDRTHNKITLTDAGKVVYDYADQILELYEKMNSEVRELTGEVTGTLVIGASTTIAEYMLPSLLGAFKKQYEDVNIRLQVGNTDAIVSMVENNMIDLGLVEAPVQNKNLEVDVCRIDEMQLICPLDHPLAKRDKVTVEDFRKYGYISREEGSGSRQVIDAYIREQGLSYSDLSVVMELGSPESVKMAVESDVGVAVVSRTTIVKELKLGTLKAIPLDPPILRPFSHVRQKHKFRHRAVGELLEFAINYCRARAQELGFRIPTEEEQKTMGR
- a CDS encoding PhoH family protein, with translation MTNEPRRLFILDTNVLMHDPMALFHFEEHDIFLPMTVLEELDAGKKGMSEVSRNVRETNRLIDQIISDATFEDIKIGLSLERIHPKGGTDFQHLGKLYFETEPLIAQLPTHLPSHKADNHILQTGLALKEQYPQRNVTLVTKDINMRIKSSAVGLHSEDYYNDRVLEDADLLYSGWEILPDNFFETHGSSMKSWLDNGRTFYELDVEHDCKWYPNQALISANDSGFSAIVREVQDGKAILEYMHDFTNPNSTVWGINARNAEQNIAMNYLMDPDIDFVSLLGVAGTGKTLLTLAAALEQTLDQNIYNEIIMTRTTIPVGEDIGFLPGTEEEKMTPWMGALMDNLEVLTKADGHTDWEKETTQQLLNKRIKIKSMNFMRGRTFLKKFIILDEAQNLTPKQMKTLVTRAGEGTKVVCLGNIGQIDSPYLTETTTGLTYIVDRFKSWNHSAHITLQQGERSRLAEFASDNL